The nucleotide sequence CCCCTACTACGGCTCGCTTGCCACCATCGATCCGCCGGACGCCCACCCCGGCGTCTGGTCCGGGTTGCGCTCCGTCGTCAACCTCACCGGCGATATGCGCTTTACCTGCAAAGTCGACGCCGCCACCCAGGGCCCCTCCTTCGACGTCGACCTCTCCTTCTACGACGTCTCCTGGTACCAGACCATCACCGCCGGACTCGCCGACGGGAACACCTGCTTTGAAACCCTGGCCGAGTCCGACCACACCGGCCCCTGGAATCGCCGCAATAACCTCACCGGTGAGTTCAAACCCGATACCGACGCCTACGACTCAGGTCGAATGGTCGGCGAGGACTCCTGCGGCGACGCGGGAGACTTCACCGTGGACTTTGACGACCGCGGCGTGGGCGGCAACCCGACCGACGGCACCGACTGGGGCAAGGCCGATGGTGAAACCAAATGCGCCTCCGTTCAGGACGTCGACGAGGGCGTCTGGCACATCTGGAGCCGGGAGACCACCTGCTTCGACGGCCGCCAAAATGGCGACGAAATCGACCTCGACTGCGGCGGCTCCTGCGCCCCCTGCCAGGCCGGGTCGAGCTGCAACGTCGATGAAGACTGCGCCTCCGCGATCTGCGACACGGGCATGTGCATCGCTCCGCACTGCACCAATGGCGTTCAGGACGGCGACGAGACCGACCTCGACTGCGGCGGCTCCTGTGCCCCCTGCACCTCTGGCGAGCAATGCGCAAGCGACGCCGACTGCGGCGGCGCCACCTGCTCCCCCGCCAACATCTGCGAGGCACCCACCAGCTGCCTCGACCTGCTCCTTGACACCCCCGGCCTGCCCGATGGCGAGTACATCATCGACCGCGACGGCAGCGGCCCGCTCCCCCTCACCCGGGTCTACTGCGACATGACCAGCGACGGCGGCGGCTACACCATGCTCAAGCTCAAAGCAGACACCAACCTCTACATCTCCCAGCTCGGGCCCCTCTGCGCCTCCCACAACATGCAGCTGCACATCCCCCGCTCCCCCGACCACCTCGCCGCCACCCTCGCTCTGGCCCGAAACCCCGACGTAGGCCCCGACGCCAACGACCGCTACGTCCGCTTCTTTGGCATCTACTCCGACTACAACCCCGCCAACTGCGCGTATCAACCCTTCAACAGCTCCAACCCCGACTGCGACTGGCACGCCAGCGACAACGGCCCCTTCTGGATCTCCGAACGCACCGATATCGGCGCGCCCACCGATGTCGGCACACCCTTCCTCAACCACTATCTGCTCTACGAGTGGTTCCCCAACGGCGACCTCCGCACCTACTCAAATACCTTCTATTCCGCCTCCTCCGACCGCTTCATCTGCCAGGTGGGGGATAAGCGGCCCTGAGCGCCCGGGTTCGCGATGGGGGTCGATTCGTGTGGGGGGTGGGGGTTCGCGCTTTGTGGTTGGGTGGTTGGGTGGTTGTGGGGCGCCACGCTTCACGACGCTGGTCGATTCGTGAGCACGGTCAGGGGTTCTCGCACACTAAAAAACCCGAGCGCATCCAGGGCGGGGCTGACAAGGAGGCTGGAATGAAGCTGTAGCAACGCTACCGCGAATCCCAGACGACGCAGTCAGCGTCGTCCTGGGGCGCTCGGCGGGCGCTCGGCGGGCGCTCGGCACAGACATTCTTGACCGAAAAAACCATCAATGCGACATTTTGTAACTCCATACTTGAACATACCTACCCCCAGGGAGGGAATTTAACATGCGTGTGTATCCGTCCGGATCGATCAAAACGCCCTGCGCGGCATTCCTTCTGCTGGCGCTCATCGCCTTGAGCGCCTGCGGCGACAACGCCGACACCTCCCCCACCGAGGCCCTCCGCGACGATGGCGCGGCCTGCGAGTTGGACGCCCAGTGCAACAGCGACTTCTGCCACCCGGCAGAGGGCCTCTGCGCCCGGCCTACCTGCGGCGATGGCGTGATTCACGAGGGTGAAGATTGCGACGACGCCGGCGAATCCGAGGCCTGCAACGACGACTGCACCCTCGCTCAGTGTGGCGACGGCATCGTGAATGCGGCCGCTGGAGAGGCCTGCGACGACGCCGGCGAATCCGAGGCCTGCAACGACGACTGCACCCTCGCTCAGTGTGGCGACGGTGAGGTCAACGCGAGCGCTGGCGAGGCCTGCGACGACGGCAATGCGATCGACGACGACGCCTGCACCAACGCCTGTGCCCTCCCCACCTGCGGCGACGGTATCGTCCAGGAGGGCGTCGAGGCCTGCGACGACGGCAACACCCTCAACACCGACGCCTGCACCAACACCTGCGAGCTCCCCACCTGCGGCGACGGCATCGTGCAGCCCGGCGAAGGCTGCGACGACGGCAACACCATCGACACCGACGCCTGCACCAACGCCTGCGCCCTGCCCACCTGTGGCGACGGCGTCGTCCAGGATGGCGAGCAATGCGACGACGGCAACGCCATCGACACCGACGCCTGCCTCTCCACCTGCGTGGCCGCCTCCTGCGGCGACGGCGCGGTGCAAGAGGGCGTCGAGGCCTGCGACGACGCCGGCGAATCCGAGACCTGCAACGCCGACTGCACCGTAGCCGAGTGTGGCGACGGCGTCGTTAACATGAGCGCCGGGGAAGAATGCGACGACGCCAACGCCATCGACACCGACGCCTGCCTCTCTACCTGCGTGGCCGCCTCCTGCGGTGACGGCATCGTCCAGGAGGGCGTCGAGGCCTGCGACGACGCCAACGACGTCGACAACGATGGCTGCACCAACGCCTGCCAGCTTCCCTCCTGCAATGACGGCATCCTAAACCAGGACGAAACCGACACCGACTGCGGCGGCACCACCTGTAACAGCTGCAACAATGGCGATGCCTGCACCTCCCATAGCGACTGCGCCACCGGCCACTGCGCCTACGGCTTAACCTGCGCCCTCAAGCCGGTCAGCTGTCTCGATCTTTTGCTCGGCGGCACCACCGAGAGCGGGGCCTACGACCTCGCTCCCGACCAGCATAGCATCCGCGGCTCGATCTACTGCGACATGACCACCGACGGCGGCGGCTGGACGCTCGTCGCCTCTTCCTACCATTTCGCCCCCGACGATGAGGAAGACCCCGGCGTCACCTCGGCACTGAACACACTCGACGGGACCAGGGTTGGTTCTGGCCTCTGGGGGGGGCTGCGCTCCGTCGTCGATGCCACCGGGGATATGCGCTTTACCTGCAAAGCCGACGCCTCCACAGAGGGCCCGACCTTCGACGTCGACCTCTCCTTCTACGACGTCTCCTGGTACCAAACGATCACCACCGGCACCGACACCGACTCCTGTTTTGAAACGGCAAACGGCGGCTACACCGGCCCCTGGAATCGACGCAACAACCTCACTGGTGAGTTCAAACCCGATACCGACGAGTACAACACCGGCGCTATGGTGGGGGAAGCCACCTGTGGCGATATAGGCACCTTCACCGTTGACTTCGATGATGGGGGCGCACAAGGCGACCCGGAGGATGGCACCGACTGGGGGAACAGTCACTATGGTCGTAGATGTGGCCACGAGTTAGGTCCCCTATCCTACGGCATCTGGCATGTCTGGAGCCGCGAGACCAACTGCTTCGACGGCCGGCGAAGTGGCGATGAGGTCGGTATCGACTGCGGTGGCTCCTGCGGCCTCTGCCAGACCGGGGCAAGCTGCAACGTCAATGAAGACTGCGCCTCGGCGCTCTGCGACGAGGGCCTGTGCATCTCTTCGCACTGCACCAACGGCGTCCAGGACGGCGACGAGAGCGACCTCGACTGCGGCGGCTCCTGCTCCCCCTGCTCCACTGGCGAGCAATGCGCAAGCGACGCCGACTGCGGTGGCTACATCTGCACCCCCGCCAACACCTGCAACGGGCCCACCAGCTGCCTGACGCTGCTCAATGAGACCTCCGGCCTCCCCGATGGCACCTACACCATCGACCGCGACGGCAATGGCCCCCTCGCCCCGGTCGAGGTCTACTGCGACATGACCAGCGACGGCGGCGGCTACACCTTCCTCAAGCTCGACCCCGGCTACCGCGGCTTCGCCTCGGAGGCCGAGGACATCTGCGCCTCCCACAACATGCAGCTCCACATCCCCCGCTCCCCGTCCCACCTCGCCGCCACCATCGCCCTGGCCCGAAACCCCGACGTGGGCCCCGACGCCCACGACGACTACGTCCGCATCTTTGGCATCTACCCCAACGTCAACGGTGCAGCGTGTCCCTACCAGGCCTTCAACAGCACCAACACAGGCTGCGCCTGGCGCGCAAGCGACCAGGGCCCCTTCTGGATCAGCAACCGCACCGACATCGCCGAGCCCAGCGGCGACAACATTATTAACGGCTCCATGGGCTACACCTGGGACAGCAATGGTAACCTCATCGGCTACAACGACGTTGACGGGCTTGGCTACGCCACCAACCGCATCATCTGCCAGGTGGGGGATAAGCTGCCCTGAGCGCCCGGGTTCGCGATGGCGGGCGATTCGTGTGGGGGGTGGGGGGTTCGCCTCTTCATGTGCCCCCCAACCCGAGCGCATCCAGCGCCTTCGATAGCAAGGAGGCTGGGATGAAGCTGTAGCAACGCTACCGCGAATCCCAGACGACGCAGCTAGCGGAGCGCTGGGGCGCTCGGCACCGAGTGTATCCAGGGCGGGGCTGACAAGGAGCCAGGAGGAGCGAGTAGCTTTAGCGCAGCGACACAGTCAGCGTCGTCCTGGGGCGCTCGGCACGCTACTGCGAATCCCAGACGACGACGCTAGCGGAGCGCTGGGGCGCTCGGCACCGAGTGCATCCAGGGCGGGGCTGACAAGGAGCCAGGAGGAGCGAGTAGCTTTAGCTACGGCGACGACGCAGCGACACAGCCAGCGTCGTCCTGGGGCGCTCGGCACGCTACTGCGAATCCCAGACGACGACGCTAGCGGAGCGCTGGGGCGCTCGGCACCACATGACGAAGCGCTCGACACACCATCCTGCCACTCAACACCACACGACGAAGCGCTCGACACACCTTCCCCCCGCTCAACACCACGCGACGAAGCGCTCGACACACCTTCCCCCCACTCAACACCACACGACGAAGCGCTCGACACACCTTTCTTTTACGCAACACCCTACGACGAAGCGCTCGACACACCTTCCCTCCACCCAACACCACACGACGAAGCGCTCGACACACCTTTCTTTTACGCAACACCCTACGACGAAGCGCTCGCCATACCGGGTTCACTCGCCACAAGCCTCGCCGAGGGCTTCGCCAGAGGTGTTTTATCCGCCGCAAGCCCCGTCGACCGCCTCGCCAGAGGTGCTTTATCCGCCGCAAGTCCCGTCGACTGCTTCGTCGCGTCGGCTTGAACCGCCGCATGCCACGGCGAGCCGGTCAGCGCGTGCGTTCAACGCAAACGACCGACGTCGAAGCGAACGACGCACCGGTTTTAAAATGAAAGAGAGGCGTCGAAGCGCATGAGGGCTGGGGGATCGGGGGTTCGCGACGTGGGGAGGTGCGGGTGGGGGGTAGGTGTACGCGCTTTGTGGTTGGGTGGTTGTGGGGCGCCCGGGTTCGCGATGGCGGGCGATTCGTGTGGGCGACGGGAAAACGAACTCCCTTCCTAATCCCTAAAACTGCGAAGCCGCACCTGCCGCCCTTCAAACTCCGCGGCAAAAACAGCGTCATGGTCAACCAGCACTTTCACAAACGCCCACACCTTATCCGCCGCCTGGCCACCCACCTCGCCAATCTCGCCAGATACAGCCTCTCCGTGCGCCGCTGTGGTCCACGCCTCCTTAAGGCGCGAGAGGGTCGTCGCAATCGCCAACGCGAAAGTATCCCCTCCGGACTCCTCGTCAGGAACCTGCGGCGGCAACTCCAGCTCAAACCCGGACGAACCACCCGCCCTATCCACAATGCGCAGCGAACGCTCTTCGCCCCTCGGAAGACGGCCTCCCTCCATCGGCTCGTCGGCCATCAAACTGGCCCTAACTGCATCCACCGCATCAACAAACGCCTTGAGTGCGGCAGCACCAAACCCCGCGTCCATCGAACGCATCCCCTCCACCGGTGCCCCTCCAAACACGATCGAAAGGGATTTCGCCTGCGGCAGATGCTCGATCTCCGCCAGACGATCCCGAACGTCGGCCAGACGCCGCTCCAACTGCAGGCGCTCAATAACCTCATCCTCGCGCAACTCGCGAAGAAAGCGCGTGAGCGTGCCGATCTCAGTGCGCAAAAAGCGCTCATCCTGTGACGTCATGGGGGTTTCTCCGGGGGTGACGATGACCTGCACGTTGGTGGGCTTTGCCTCTTCGTGCGCCCCCCAACCCGAGCGTATCCAGGGCGGGGCTGACAAGGAGCCAGGAGGAGCGAGTAGCTTTAGCTACGGCGACGACACAGCGACGCAGTCAGCGTCGTCCTGGGGCGCTCGGCGCCATGTGCCCCCCAACCCGAGCGCATCCAGCGCCTTCGATAGCAAGGAGGCTGGGATGAAGCTGTAGCAGCGCTACCGCGAATCCCAGACGACGCAGCTAGCGGAGCGCTGGGGCGCTCGGCACCGGCAGCCACCCTTTGCTCTCAAGCGTCTGCTGCGCGATCTGAATCTGACGCTCGCTGAACATCTGCTTGCGGGAATTCCAGGCATGAACTGCATCCACAAGCGCCCCCGCCTCGCTAATCCCTTCCTGCGTCATCACCCAGTGAACCGTCGCCAGCAGCTCCATCCCGAACGTGGTTTCAAAGCCCGTCACCAACTCCGACACACGCTCGAACCTTTCAACTGTGTCCGGGTGTGCTTTAAGAGCCTCTCGCGCCTGCTCGACAACACCCGGCACAAGCTCAAGAGCCTTTTCTGGCTCGTCTCCTCCGTCGCCGTAACCTGTCAGCATGTAGCCCTCGATCGCAGCAAGCACATGCCGCAGATTCTCGGCATAGGGGCCGTAGTGACTTTTGACGTACTTCAAACGCAAAGGCTCGCCGGCCTCCTGAGCAAAATACATCAGCTTATGAAGCTCCAGCAGGGAGATGGAGGGATCCATTAAGCCGGCGAGGTAGCGCTCGAAAAGACCGACAAGCACGGCACGGCCTGGAGTCATCTCAGGAGCTTTTCGAGTCGTGGCCATCTTCGCAGATTGTCCTTCTTTATGCGGCTCAAATACCACGACCCGCACATCTGAGAGGTCCGCGAACGCCCGCTCGATCAAAGGACGAACATCTTGCCAGTCCAGCCCTCCGAGACCACAGCCAAGCGGCGGTATCGCAATCGACGTAATACCCCGCTTTTGCACTTCCGCCGCCAGAGCGACGAGCCCTTCTTCGATGTCCTCAATACGACTCTTCGAGCGCCAATGCCGTTTGGTGGGGAAGTTAATGATGAAGCGCGGAGGCGTCAGCAACCCGGTTTCAAATACGAACATATGACCCGGCACGACCTCATTACGCTTACACGCGGCCGCATAAACCTTAAAATTTTCCGGATACATGCGTTTGAACTGAGCAGCGATACCGCGCCCCATGACACCAACGCAGTTCACCGTATTCACAACAGCCTCGGTGTCGGCTTTGAGAATATTTCCGCGAGTGAACTCCATAATTAACCTCAAAAGTACCAGCTCGGCATGACCGAGACGTTCGGTTGATGATGAGCAGTTGCCAGTTGTGCCCGGGTCGTGGCGACAAGAGAGTCAGAGGCAACTCCAATCCGTTGCACCAGGTGCCAGGGGAAGCTGTCCTCCAGAAGAAACTCGGCCTGTTTCGCTTCTTTCACCTGATTGCCGCTCGGCGTAATCGATCCCGTGGCGAAATTAGTCGACTTGATCGCGTCCCAGTCAATCTCGTCAAGGCTGCTCAAGCTATCTCGAAAGGCCGCGTACACCGCTCCCGCATTCGCTAGACTGAACGCCCAGCGGCGATTATTCCCCTCAGCCCAATCCACGACAGCACAAAAATCTGCCTCGAGATGAACAATGGGCCCTTGCCCTCCTCGATACGTCAGATCGGGATGATTCCGACAATAGATCAAATAAAGCATGATCGAACGCGGGCAAAAATAGAACGGAACGCAGTCGCCCACGTTAAGACCGGGCTGACACGCGACGGGCAAGGATAAACGCCGTTTTTTGATATGGCTCATGCCAATATTCGCAACAGGTCCACCCTGTTGGATCATGGTGGCATCGCTAATGAGCCCTCCACTGGCGATGATCGCCGGTAGATTATTCACGTGCGTGATGTGATAGATTTTCGGCTCTGACGGGGGGACACTCATCAAGACCTAACCTCCACCTCACCACGAAGCATCGCCTTCGCGCCCTCTCTCGTCCTTTTTGCAAAGATAAGCTCGCGCTCATCCAACGCCCCCACAAGCCCCGCCGTCTCCAACCGCGTCGTATCCTCCAACAACGCGTCCTTCGCGGCCTGCTCGCAGGCTCGCGCGAGCTCAGCGTGACTCAAGCCCTCGGCGCTGGCGCTCGCGGCAGACCAATCGATGGCAGATGTATCCAACAACGCCAACCGCGCCTTCATAACCTCGGCGGCGACATCGGGCGTGGGCAGCTCATATTCAAGCGCCGCATCAAAGCGGCGGAAGACCGCCTCATCGAGAAGTCCCACATGGTTGGTCGCACCGATGACCAGGCTGTCCGAATCGTCCAGCTCCAAAAACTGGAGGAAGGAGTTGAGCACGCGCCGAATCTCGCCAACGTCATTATCCCGGCCCCGCTGGCTGCCCAGCGCGTCGAACTCGTCGAAGAGATACACGCCGCGCGTCTCTGCGATTGCCTCAAAGACAAGACGCAGTTTCGCCGCAGTCTCGCCCATATACTTGGTGATCAGACCGTCGAGTTGAATCGTGAATAGAGGCAGCCCGAGCTCGCCAGCGAGCGCCGACGCGCTCATGGTCTTACCGGTGCCGGGCGGGCCGACGAGAAGCAGCTTGCGCAGGGGCGAAAATCCGTGCGAGCGCAACCGTTCGCGCTGCTTCTGCTCGCGGATCACCCGATCCAGCCGCTCGGCAAGCGCGGGGCTCAACGCCATATCCACAAGGCGCGTCTTCGGATAGCCCACGCTCAAGAGGCCCGCGAGCTCTCCCCGAGGTTGGGTCAGCGGCACCGGGCGTGCAGAGCGTGATGACGAAGGCGCTTTCGCCTGAACTTTGGCTTTGTCAACCAGCTCCCGGAGCTCCTGCGCGAATTTGCCATGACCCGAGCGCGCCGCCTGCGCCGCGACCTGCATCGCCACCGCATAAAAACGCGTATCGTCACCCTCCGAGTGGGAGCGAATCAGCGCTTTGATCTGGTCGGCTTTGGCCATGACGTCTTCCGGGTTCAGACACTACTTCAGTTCGGTAACTTCGCGAAATCTCAAGCAAATGCGCATCATGCACGACATCTTTGAAACATAGAAACCTGGCCCATCATGCCAGCTCGACGATCCACCGTCATCTCGTATTAAACCATCGTGCGACGAGTCCAACGAGCGCCTTAGCATTTCGTACGGGGCGCAGCCAACCCCATGACTCGACCTCTTTTCCCCCCTATCCGATCAACCTCCCTCCTTCATTTTACCAATGTTCTACGTTACAACCTGTACTCCCCGCTCCACCCATCTCCGCAACACCACGGAGCCGGATCAACACACGCACCACCCCACATCACCCGAGCGCATCCAGGGCGGCGTCTGGCAAGGAGGCTGGGATGAAGCTGTAGCAGCGCTACCGCGAATCCCAGACGACGCAGCCAGCGTCGTCCTGG is from Lujinxingia sediminis and encodes:
- a CDS encoding AAA family ATPase, whose amino-acid sequence is MAKADQIKALIRSHSEGDDTRFYAVAMQVAAQAARSGHGKFAQELRELVDKAKVQAKAPSSSRSARPVPLTQPRGELAGLLSVGYPKTRLVDMALSPALAERLDRVIREQKQRERLRSHGFSPLRKLLLVGPPGTGKTMSASALAGELGLPLFTIQLDGLITKYMGETAAKLRLVFEAIAETRGVYLFDEFDALGSQRGRDNDVGEIRRVLNSFLQFLELDDSDSLVIGATNHVGLLDEAVFRRFDAALEYELPTPDVAAEVMKARLALLDTSAIDWSAASASAEGLSHAELARACEQAAKDALLEDTTRLETAGLVGALDERELIFAKRTREGAKAMLRGEVEVRS
- a CDS encoding fibrinogen-like YCDxxxxGGGW domain-containing protein produces the protein MVLYPSPAARTRFAILMVTALTALSACGDNADTSPTEALRGDGASCERDVECESEFCHPSEGLCAQPSCGDGVVNTAAGEACDDGGESEACNADCTAAQCGDGVVNTAAGEACDDGNTIDTDACTNACELATCGDGVVQAGEACDDGNDIDDDACTNACTLPTCGDGILQDGEACDDGNPLDTDACTNACELATCGDGFVQPGEGCDDGNTIDDDACANACALPTCGDGIVQAGEACDDGNAVDTDACLATCVVATCGDGAVQDGVEACDDAGESETCNADCTVAECGDGQVNTAAGEACDDANAIDDDACTNACQLPSCDDGVLNQDELYTDCGGATCESCNDGDACFSHSDCDSGHCAYAQFCAPHPVSCLDLLLSGTTTSGVYGIDPDQDGILEDVYCDMDTDGGGWTLVSSNRRLTPYDHASPYYGSLATIDPPDAHPGVWSGLRSVVNLTGDMRFTCKVDAATQGPSFDVDLSFYDVSWYQTITAGLADGNTCFETLAESDHTGPWNRRNNLTGEFKPDTDAYDSGRMVGEDSCGDAGDFTVDFDDRGVGGNPTDGTDWGKADGETKCASVQDVDEGVWHIWSRETTCFDGRQNGDEIDLDCGGSCAPCQAGSSCNVDEDCASAICDTGMCIAPHCTNGVQDGDETDLDCGGSCAPCTSGEQCASDADCGGATCSPANICEAPTSCLDLLLDTPGLPDGEYIIDRDGSGPLPLTRVYCDMTSDGGGYTMLKLKADTNLYISQLGPLCASHNMQLHIPRSPDHLAATLALARNPDVGPDANDRYVRFFGIYSDYNPANCAYQPFNSSNPDCDWHASDNGPFWISERTDIGAPTDVGTPFLNHYLLYEWFPNGDLRTYSNTFYSASSDRFICQVGDKRP
- a CDS encoding fibrinogen-like YCDxxxxGGGW domain-containing protein, whose protein sequence is MRVYPSGSIKTPCAAFLLLALIALSACGDNADTSPTEALRDDGAACELDAQCNSDFCHPAEGLCARPTCGDGVIHEGEDCDDAGESEACNDDCTLAQCGDGIVNAAAGEACDDAGESEACNDDCTLAQCGDGEVNASAGEACDDGNAIDDDACTNACALPTCGDGIVQEGVEACDDGNTLNTDACTNTCELPTCGDGIVQPGEGCDDGNTIDTDACTNACALPTCGDGVVQDGEQCDDGNAIDTDACLSTCVAASCGDGAVQEGVEACDDAGESETCNADCTVAECGDGVVNMSAGEECDDANAIDTDACLSTCVAASCGDGIVQEGVEACDDANDVDNDGCTNACQLPSCNDGILNQDETDTDCGGTTCNSCNNGDACTSHSDCATGHCAYGLTCALKPVSCLDLLLGGTTESGAYDLAPDQHSIRGSIYCDMTTDGGGWTLVASSYHFAPDDEEDPGVTSALNTLDGTRVGSGLWGGLRSVVDATGDMRFTCKADASTEGPTFDVDLSFYDVSWYQTITTGTDTDSCFETANGGYTGPWNRRNNLTGEFKPDTDEYNTGAMVGEATCGDIGTFTVDFDDGGAQGDPEDGTDWGNSHYGRRCGHELGPLSYGIWHVWSRETNCFDGRRSGDEVGIDCGGSCGLCQTGASCNVNEDCASALCDEGLCISSHCTNGVQDGDESDLDCGGSCSPCSTGEQCASDADCGGYICTPANTCNGPTSCLTLLNETSGLPDGTYTIDRDGNGPLAPVEVYCDMTSDGGGYTFLKLDPGYRGFASEAEDICASHNMQLHIPRSPSHLAATIALARNPDVGPDAHDDYVRIFGIYPNVNGAACPYQAFNSTNTGCAWRASDQGPFWISNRTDIAEPSGDNIINGSMGYTWDSNGNLIGYNDVDGLGYATNRIICQVGDKLP
- the darG gene encoding type II toxin-antitoxin system antitoxin DNA ADP-ribosyl glycohydrolase DarG → MMEFTRGNILKADTEAVVNTVNCVGVMGRGIAAQFKRMYPENFKVYAAACKRNEVVPGHMFVFETGLLTPPRFIINFPTKRHWRSKSRIEDIEEGLVALAAEVQKRGITSIAIPPLGCGLGGLDWQDVRPLIERAFADLSDVRVVVFEPHKEGQSAKMATTRKAPEMTPGRAVLVGLFERYLAGLMDPSISLLELHKLMYFAQEAGEPLRLKYVKSHYGPYAENLRHVLAAIEGYMLTGYGDGGDEPEKALELVPGVVEQAREALKAHPDTVERFERVSELVTGFETTFGMELLATVHWVMTQEGISEAGALVDAVHAWNSRKQMFSERQIQIAQQTLESKGWLPVPSAPALR
- the darT gene encoding type II toxin-antitoxin system toxin DNA ADP-ribosyl transferase DarT, with product MSVPPSEPKIYHITHVNNLPAIIASGGLISDATMIQQGGPVANIGMSHIKKRRLSLPVACQPGLNVGDCVPFYFCPRSIMLYLIYCRNHPDLTYRGGQGPIVHLEADFCAVVDWAEGNNRRWAFSLANAGAVYAAFRDSLSSLDEIDWDAIKSTNFATGSITPSGNQVKEAKQAEFLLEDSFPWHLVQRIGVASDSLVATTRAQLATAHHQPNVSVMPSWYF